The sequence AGGGCCTGGACCATGGCCTCGTTGCCGCAGCAGAATCCCACCCGCCAGCCGGGCATGGAGTAGGACTTGGACAGGGAGAAGAACTCCACGCCCACGTCCTTGGCGCCCTTGGCCTGGAGGAAGGAGGGGCAGGTGTAGCCGTCGAAGGTGAAGTCGGCGTATGCCAGGTCGTGGATGACCCAGACGCCGTTCTCCTTGGCCCAGTCCACGATGGCCTGGAAGAAGTCCAGGTCTGCCAGCTCGGTGGTGGGGTTGTGCGGGTAGTTGATGACCAGCAGCTTGGGCTTGGGCCAGGTCTGGTGGGTGGCCACGGCCAAGTCCTTGAAGAAGTCGCGGTCCTTGCCGATGGGGATACGGCGGACGTCCGCCCCCGCGATGATGGCGGCGTAGGGGTGGATGGGGTAGGCCGGGTCCGGGGTGAATACCACGTCGCCAGGGGAGAGCATGACCAGCATGAGGTGGGACATGCCCTCCTTGGCCCCCATGGTGACCACGCACTCCTGATCGGAATCCAGCTCCACGCCGTACCGGTTGAGGTACCAGTTGGCGATGGCCAGCCGCAGGCCCTTGATGCCCTTGGAAGCGGAGTAGCGGTGGTTGACCCCTTTGTGGGTGGCCTCGCAGAGCTTGTCCACGATGTGCTGGGGGGTGGGAATATCCGGGTTGCCCATGCCGAGGTCGACGATGTCTTCGCCTTGACGGCGCATGCGCATCTTCAGGTCGTTGACCTGGGCGAAAACGTAGGGGGGGAGCCGATGCACCCTGGCGAACTGTTCCACAGCCTGCTCCTGCTGGGACTTGAAAGTGAATTTGGTCGAGGGAATGTAGCCCTTGCCTCCGGCAACGTCAAAGGACTTGCTCTTTTCTCCGGATTGGTACATGGAGCCACCCATATCGACCATGCGAGGTAAAACGTGACCAACGCTCCCGTACCAGGCGGATTCAGCCTGTCCGTGCTGGAAAAGTACCTGCTGCGCCGGGGCTTCGCCGTGCGCGACCGCTGCCTGCGCGACGGAACCGTGCTCAGCATCGCCGCCCACTCGTTCCTGGGCGAGGTGGTCTATCCCAACCCCTTCTATCACTACCTGGAACGCGACCGCGCCGAGGACACCCGGCGAGCCGCGGAGGAAGCGGCCGTTCTGCTGGACATGGAAGCGGGAGAACTGCGCGGGGCCGCCCTGGCCGGGTATGCCCGCACCCCGGCTGGTTTCGCCTGCCGCCGCTGCGGGGGGTGCTGCTCCATGGCCGACGCCGTGCACGGCAGATTGACCCTGGAAGAGGTGGAGTACTGGAGGGAAGCGGGACAGGAACGCATCTTGCGGCTGGTCGTACCGGAACGACGCGCCAGCTACGTGCTCTATACAGCTTGGCGCAATCCACGCACCGGAAAACACTTCGCGGGGTGCCCCTGGCTGCATCGCGGCAACGGAGGGGAAACCACCTGCTCGATTCATGCGCATCGACCGCTCAAGTGCCGCAGCTTCCCCATAAACCGCGAACACGGCGAACGTGGGCGGTGCGCTGGCTTTCACACCGTGCCGGAAAGTCTGTCCAGACCGCGCGGACACGACCCCGCCGCATGATTTTTGCCCAAATGTAACTTGCCCGCCTCTGCGAAAGCTGTCATCCTGCATGCAGTTCCGGGCAATCATGCAGAGCCCGGGGGGAGAACACCATGCGCGCTCCTTCCTGGTGCAGTGTCGCTTTCCGCAACACTGGTCTTCACGCGGGAGTAAGGCAGGCGATCTTTCTGGCGGTGCTGGCGATGTTGTTCGCCGCGCCCGCTCCGGCGGCGGGGAAGGATTCCCCATGGGACGGCCTGGTTGACAGGCTGGTGGCGGATGGCTTCGACCGCCAGGCCATGCGCCGGGTTTTCGACCATCCACAGACCGCTTACGACCCGGACGTCATGGGGCGCAAGATGCGCGTCCTGTACCACACCAAATACGCTTGGCTCATGGTCAAGGGCGTGCAGCGCCACCTCAACCGCCTGGGCTATCCGGCGGGGCCGGTGGACGGCCGCGTGGGTCCCCGCACCCGCCGGGCCGTGCGCGGCTTCGAGCACGCTTCGGGGCTGCGGGTCACCGGACAGGTCACCTGGGACATCTTCGACAAGCTGGCCGTCTGCAGCCAGCCCGCCCCTGCCGACTGCCGCTTCCCCGAGCCTTCCCCGGATGAGGATGGGCCCGGCGTGTACACCTCGGTCATGACCGAGGGCCGCCTCAAGCGCGCCACCGACTTCTTCGACGAGCACGCCGACTTGCTGCTCAACGTCAACCGAGACTACGGACCGCCCGGAGAGGTTCTGGTGGGAATCCTCACCGTGGAGACCAACCTGGGCAGCTATCTGGGCGAGAAAAAGGCCCTCTCCAACTTGGCCTCCATGGCCGTCAGCCGCCACTATGCGCAGGTCGAGCCCTACATGAAGGACCGCTACGTCACCAAAGGGCAGAAACGCTGGGTGGAACGCCGCATGCGCCAAAAAGCGGACTGGGCCTACGAAGAGC is a genomic window of Desulfohalovibrio reitneri containing:
- a CDS encoding YkgJ family cysteine cluster protein — encoded protein: MTNAPVPGGFSLSVLEKYLLRRGFAVRDRCLRDGTVLSIAAHSFLGEVVYPNPFYHYLERDRAEDTRRAAEEAAVLLDMEAGELRGAALAGYARTPAGFACRRCGGCCSMADAVHGRLTLEEVEYWREAGQERILRLVVPERRASYVLYTAWRNPRTGKHFAGCPWLHRGNGGETTCSIHAHRPLKCRSFPINREHGERGRCAGFHTVPESLSRPRGHDPAA
- a CDS encoding lytic murein transglycosylase; amino-acid sequence: MRAPSWCSVAFRNTGLHAGVRQAIFLAVLAMLFAAPAPAAGKDSPWDGLVDRLVADGFDRQAMRRVFDHPQTAYDPDVMGRKMRVLYHTKYAWLMVKGVQRHLNRLGYPAGPVDGRVGPRTRRAVRGFEHASGLRVTGQVTWDIFDKLAVCSQPAPADCRFPEPSPDEDGPGVYTSVMTEGRLKRATDFFDEHADLLLNVNRDYGPPGEVLVGILTVETNLGSYLGEKKALSNLASMAVSRHYAQVEPYMKDRYVTKGQKRWVERRMRQKADWAYEELASLLRYARAAGYDPLHMPGSIYGAIGLAQFMPSNALEFGVDGDGDGKVDLFAVEDALPSMGNFLRANGWKNSMHSRWRQKRVLYRYNQSSRYVNTVLAVADHLRGS
- a CDS encoding aminotransferase class I/II-fold pyridoxal phosphate-dependent enzyme, whose translation is MEQFARVHRLPPYVFAQVNDLKMRMRRQGEDIVDLGMGNPDIPTPQHIVDKLCEATHKGVNHRYSASKGIKGLRLAIANWYLNRYGVELDSDQECVVTMGAKEGMSHLMLVMLSPGDVVFTPDPAYPIHPYAAIIAGADVRRIPIGKDRDFFKDLAVATHQTWPKPKLLVINYPHNPTTELADLDFFQAIVDWAKENGVWVIHDLAYADFTFDGYTCPSFLQAKGAKDVGVEFFSLSKSYSMPGWRVGFCCGNEAMVQALTRIKSYLDYGIFQPIQIAATVALNGPQECVREIMDTYQDRRDALCDGLNRVGWEIEKPTATQFVWAKIPEQFKDMGSVEFSKMLLKKARVAVAPGLGFGHYGDDHVRFALVENRHRINQAVRGIKSILGG